Below is a genomic region from Fusarium oxysporum Fo47 chromosome XI, complete sequence.
TTATTGGGAGCTCGACGAGCTTTATTCCCGAAATATCCCTGCTTGGCGATTCAAGAATACTCCAACTTTGGTTGACGAGAGTGGTGGCAAGAATCGAGCTCTTATGTCTGGTCGAAATGACCATTCGACGAACCAGAATACCATGACTTGATCGATACAAGGATACTCATCAAGGTAAAATGAATGGTCTTCATTAAACCTGGCTCGGCATCTAAGCTACTGAACTGTGCTATCGGAGCTGTCTCTTGTACCAATGCACGAGGTCGATGATTCCTCGTCTCTTCTGTTACCTTCCAtgtatatataagtatttcAGCCAGAACCCTTCCCATTTCATGCAACCAGACAAAATTCACGTGATAAGCAagagtgaagatgatgactgAGATTTGACTGTATTCAAGATCCTGCCCCGTTCAAACCTCAACGCTGCCTACTGACGAATGAGAAAGCCAGCCCATCGCCGTATATGAAGGACCTTAGACCCAGTGAGTATTAGCGCCATAGTTGCTGCCATCAGCAGGGCGAAGAAAGTCACTTCGAGTGATCTTGCCATCCGCCTGTCGACGTCCCTTGACAAGGCTAGTAGAAGTAGCCTTGAAGTCCGCATCCTGCCAAGATCCACCCTTCTCCCAGTTGTTACCCTTACCCTTCACCGAATTGAGCGTGTTCTGCTTGCTCAGGCTGCTGGAGCCGGCATTGTTGGCAGCCAGGTTATTCTCGTAGGTAGCCTTGGAAGAGCGTTGGTTGAAACCTTCCTCACGGTTCTTCCAAGCAGTGTTGTGGATGAGAGTCATATCACCGGGCATGTTGTTGTCGCTGAAGCCACGGCGATTGCGGAAGGAGAAGTTGTTGCGAGCGACATGGTTGACGTTGGCTCGGTTGGCGGGTGATCCACCGCCGAGCTTGATTCCAATGCCATCTCCTCTGTGAGGGTTGAAGTTCCACCGGTTCACGCCGTTGTCGAAGATGATGTTATCAAGGATGGTGACAGAAGATTTGAACTCGTACAGATCGATACCATCATCAGAATTCTCGTAGCTGCGAATACCACGGATGATGTTGCCAGCGCCAGAGCCTTCCTTGATAGCCATACCATCAGCATTCTGGCCATTGTTGCGTGGATCAGCGTTGTTGTAGGTGTCAAGATAGACGATCTCGTTGTTCGAGATGCTGTTCTGCATGTGGAAACCAGTCTCGTAGTTGCTGTGGGTAGTCAAGCGCTCGAAGTAGTTGTTGTGTGAATCCTTCACGTAGACACCGTAAGGGCCCTTGGTGAGAGTGATGTGGATGAATCTCCAGTACTCTGCCTTCTCGACATGAAAGATACCGCGATCTTTGCCAGCGAGACTGGCGCCAAGGGCAGCCGGAGTACCAGGCATCTTGTCACCGTCaatgatgacttcttcatTGTTGTAGGACCTGATGGTGTAGGGCTTGCTGGAGGAGCCTCTCTTGGTGAAGTGGATGTTCTTAGAAGGGCGATAGGTACCTTTTCGGAGATAAATGGTGTCTCCTGCACTGGCAGCATTAACTGCATCCTGGATGTCGCCAAGAGGGGAGCTGCTAGAGCCGGAACCACTGCTCGATCCATTGGGAGCGACGAAAATGTCCTTGGCCAGGGCTGCAGGCAGCACGGCGAGAACGTACTTGAAGAGAAGCATGATAAAAGAGTGCAAATGGAAGCGAGTCAATGAAAGAGTGACAAAGAAAGTAATGAGAAGAATATCTTGGTTCAAGCTAACATTTGGTTTCATTAGGCTTCATCTCTCCTTTTGTAGCTCCATCTACCCATGCTTTCACACGTCCTTCCGAAAGCTCGGGTTTCGAGTGATGCCACTGTCATTATACACATGGCACTTGGCGCCTCGGCACTCTTGGCTGTGTGGGTTGCTGCAGAAGACTATGAGTAAGAGCtcaagccaaagccaagatgcAGTAAGCTTAAATTTCCACAAATGACGGAGAATTTCGTCTCGAATCTCTAGTCACTTTTTCCTGGCCCAAGCCACGCGTCATATTTTACAATCGGACGTAAGTCCCATAATGGTTGTTGCGGAGCCTATTGTCCCGAGTTTTGATTGAAGCCAAGATATCCAAGAAACGATCGGGCCGTGTCAGTCTGTCAGACTCTTGGCTAGTTTGAAACCACGAGAGAAGACCTTGGCAACTCTTGAATGCAACATTGACCAATGATATAAACCCCACTCTAATCTCAAGGCAGGTTGTGATCGAGTTATCTATCCATTATTAAAAGTTGATTGTCTCATGTTCAAGATACAACGACTATCAATCTCATGAGTGACAACTCAAGCAGCAAAATGATACAAGCTTGTATTCAATTCCTGCTAACCGTTTCTATTACAATTGCCTATAGCAAAGTACCATTTTTATCCAGCTGTATAATCTACTATTCCAATATTATCCTGTTCCCATCACAAGAGCTCCTCATCAAATCATCCATCTCTATTGCGCTTCCCGGGTCGGGTGTAAGTGTCCATCTTCGTTGCTTAGTAGGTGTAAACCTGTTCCGGCCCCAGAGTACCGTAGTCCCCGGAGCCGTAGGGGTTCGATGATGTGACCTGCTGGCCGTTCACATCGCTCACGCCGAACCAAGCAAGCTCCTTATCTCTCACGGCGGTGATGACAGCAAAAGCAGGAGCAGGCTCGGTAACATAGCCCCAAGAGATCCTCAAGTTAGATCCATCAGTGCAAGTTTCGTTGGCCCAACTTTCTGTAGCAGCATTGGAGCCAGGCATACGGATGATGGTACATCTCTCAGTCTTGCCATCGGCCTCAACTATGAAGTTATAGTCGcatccatcgtcatcttcagcGCAATAACGCGTGAGATTCTGGATGGCCCAAGTCTTGCCGACAATAGGCATGGGGGCAGGGTATATACCAGGCACTGGTTGAACGCCGTTGGTCGGGACGGGAAAGGAAGGGTGAGTTGCGGCTGAAGTCACATTGTAGGTGATATGAGCTGAAACGCAAAGTTCTGGGTGAGCTGGGCTGCATCCCCCAGGGACAATAGGAATTGGGGTGAAGGTTGGGGGAAGTCCCGTATGGTAAGGCGGTGAGCATGATCCAGGATGAGCAGGATTGCAACCTCCTGGAATACCAGGAATGGGAGTGAAGGTCTCAACAGGAACTGTATCGTTCTTGCTGGCAGATGGAATCTCTGTCTTGGTGGGCTGCGCGAGAGATGCCGTGGCAGAAGAACAGTACTCGCGAATTCGTGCACTGTCTTCGCCAACACAAGCTGTCAGGGTGCAAGAGCATGCTACTTCTGGTGTCCCAGCTGCGATGCAAGCGTTGTATGCCTTCTCGCATTCATCGTAGGATGTAAGAGGAAGGGCCAACGCGGCTGAGACGAGGGTCAGGACTGTGACGAGCTTGTTCATGACTGGGAAAGAGAGATGGCTTAAGTTCAACAATTAGGTGATGAGGTGTGAAGATCAAAAGTATATTCGTTCTCTGTTGTACTGGAATGTCGTcggttgatgatgtttcaATTTCAGACGACATGTCTCGAAGGTTATATAGTCGCATGGTGAAGAAGCCTAACGTTGATTTTGTTAGCATCCCAACCCCCTGCTTACTGTGCCATTTTCTCCCATGACATACCCCAAAGTTTGAGCCAGAAAGGGCCCTCTGTCAAAAACCTCCACTGTTCAAATGGTTTACCAATGCTGAGACGGCCGACTCATGGATTTGACATCAGAATCACACTACAGAAGGCCCAGCCACTATCATTATGATCGTTTTACCTCTTTTACAGCCGAGCTACTGATCATTTTCGTGGCCAGCTACTCAACCAACCTCCGATCTACACAATGGCTGCGCTAACACGAGAGGTTCATTAAATGTCTAGAACGAATGTAGCAAAGACGTTAGTCTTACTGGTAAGCGAGAAAAGTCTAATTGACGCCCGACGAATCAGGTTGGCGTACCGTGCATATAGCACGTTGTTGAAAAGGATGACGTAAACCTTAAATCGATGGTTGCCAACTTCTGGAATGTGACTGATATAATAAAGGATACCATGTTGTCATCACGTGGTATTGTGTACATGCTTTTCATCTATCACTGTCTATTTCCTTAGTTAAAGGCTCGTAGCTATGAGGCAAACCAGAGACTTGGTTTTCGCCTTTGGTCCTTACTTCCATAATTATACTATAACTGACTCTTCCCTGGCAAGCCATTTAGTGCCAAAAAATGCTAATTGATTACCGCTTTTCTCTTATACCTCTCTATTTTCATTGCTTTTGCaactataatatattcatattataCAGACTTTTGCTTAGAGCTCAGCCGAGGATTTCTGCCTGTTCCTGCTTGATAGACGCTGTTGCGCCGTTCAGATTCCGAACATACTGCTGAAACACATTCTAGTAAAATTGAAGACATTCTGCTGATCGTCTTCGTAGTGAGCTACCACGTAGCTGGCATTGTTGGGACGTTGGAAGCCATAACTAATGGTGCCATTATATGGACCGTCAACAATATCATGATGCTCGATCTTGTCAAATTTGCCGCGCAAGCATGCCAACAGATCAGCCTGTATACCTGGACCGCTTGTGAACTTTCCGCAGGGAGTCTTGCGGGTCTCAATGCATGCGATGACAATCACGGCAATTCCAAAGCCGAACAGGACGCCGGTGTAGAATTTGTACCAGGTTGACGATATACAAGGCAAGACAGTAGACTTAGCTCCCTTGATGCCCAGGTACCAGGTTGTTATCAGGGCAGTCATTCCGATCACGCCTAGGTAGAAGATAATCACCACGAAAGTTGTCGTAGTGTAGAAAGTGTCTCCGTGCGGGACCATGAACGACAGGGCCAAACCCAGGAGAGCGAGGAGCACTAGAGCGTATGTGCATCGAAATGTTCTGCTGCCCCAAAACCTTGAGTTGTGAAATCTTTCGGGTTCAATCGTCGCAGGATTGGCAGCCAATAGCTCGAAGGATGTCGTGCTGCAGCCGATGGGTTGTGGAGAACCAGCAGGGATGTCCTCCATCGAGGCGAATGAGAACTCGTCCGTAAGCCAGAGACAGCTGCAAAGCCTCAACAATCCGAAAAGTGCGATGGGAAAGAAAATGATATCGACAGCCATCAACAGTGTGAAACTTGGGGCAGAAGGGTCAATTTGACTGCCCAATAGCAGGATTATGGCCTGCATGCCTTGAACGGCAATAATGAGAGTCTTGATCGCGTCTCTAGACAACAAGGTAACCCTGTCTCCATCGGGTAGTTGAACACAACGCGGTCGGCTGTACGCGATCATCTCTTCAGATCCATCCCAGCCTTGGTCAGTCCAAAATAAAGCATTGCTGGCAGCGAGGTCGAATCTATCCCAGCTCTTGGCCCGAATGCGACGGTCAGTGATTGCTCCGTATCGCCAGAGAATGGAAGTCGGGTTGTAGTGGCATATTCGTTCATGCCAAGGTGGTCGACTCAGAGAAAGATAAGTCGGTGAAGGTGCGCCGATGAGAACATGCGCAATGAGCGGAGCCAAACAGAGAGTGAGAAGAGTGATCCAGTCGGAAAGGGCGATCTCTTGGCTTTGGTACAAGAGAGGATTAATAAACACAGTCATCCTTGGTCTCTCCAAAGGGCTCTGAATCTCGACTTCTGGTTAGGGAGTAGGACAACAAAGGAAGTCTTGGACTGAGAAATTCCCCTGAGAATAAGCCCTATGGAAAGAATTATGGTTCTGTGGAAAAGAAGGTCAAGCGGAGGTGAATAATAGTATAGACAGCTCCACCTATGCTGACATTTGAAACGTAGTGCTGACAGGAATAAgattaatatttagctaaaCGCTTGGATAATGTGACTTTGTTTTAAAATCCCAACTTTAACCAACAAAACAGAGAAGCCGATTAGGCAAAGATTGGACAGAGAGGAAAGACATTTAAGTAAGttaccttattattatatgGTGGGCATAATACTATAGTAGCCTTATAAGCATCACTAAGTATGGACGAGGCTTGCTATTAAGAATAGTAGTAAAAGGCTTTATAGGATGGTTTAAGAAGGACTTATTAGAAAgaataaaggtattatatataattttttaattttttttatttatcttttttcccttattattagccttatataaggctattaagctttttaacttttttataaatattataaccctaatagttttattatatataccttatatttcctactaattattatattacctattaaaaataattagCACTAAGACTTTATAAGTAAAgctaatttactataa
It encodes:
- a CDS encoding pectin lyase fold/virulence factor, with product MLLFKYVLAVLPAALAKDIFVAPNGSSSGSGSSSSPLGDIQDAVNAASAGDTIYLRKGTYRPSKNIHFTKRGSSSKPYTIRSYNNEEVIIDGDKMPGTPAALGASLAGKDRGIFHVEKAEYWRFIHITLTKGPYGVYVKDSHNNYFERLTTHSNYETGFHMQNSISNNEIVYLDTYNNADPRNNGQNADGMAIKEGSGAGNIIRGIRSYENSDDGIDLYEFKSSVTILDNIIFDNGVNRWNFNPHRGDGIGIKLGGGSPANRANVNHVARNNFSFRNRRGFSDNNMPGDMTLIHNTAWKNREEGFNQRSSKATYENNLAANNAGSSSLSKQNTLNSVKGKGNNWEKGGSWQDADFKATSTSLVKGRRQADGKITRSDFLRPADGSNYGANTHWV